A single Callithrix jacchus isolate 240 chromosome 4, calJac240_pri, whole genome shotgun sequence DNA region contains:
- the VEGFA gene encoding vascular endothelial growth factor A, long form isoform X5, which produces MAEGGGQNHHEVVKFMDVYQRSYCHPIETLVDIFQEYPDEIEYIFKPSCVPLMRCGGCCNDEGLECVPTEEFNITMQIMRIKPHQGQHIGEMSFLQHNKCECRPKKDRARQENPCGPCSERRKHLFVQDPQTCKCSCKNTDSRCKARQLELNERTCRCDKPRR; this is translated from the exons ATGGCAGAAGGAGGAGGGCAGAATCACCACGAAG TGGTGAAGTTCATGGATGTCTACCAGCGCAGCTACTGCCATCCGATCGAGACCCTGGTGGACATCTTCCAGGAGTACCCTGATGAGATCGAGTACATCTTCAAGCCATCCTGTGTGCCCCTGATGCGATGTGGGGGCTGTTGCAATGATGAGGGCCTGGAGTGTGTGCCCACTGAGGAGTTCAACATCACCATGCAG ATTATGCGGATCAAACCTCACCAAGGCCAGCACATAGGAGAGATGAGCTTCCTACAGCACAACAAATGTGAATGCAG ACCAAAGAAAGATAGAGCAAGACAAGAAAA TCCCTGTGGGCCTTGCTCAGAGCGGAGAAAGCATTTGTTTGTACAAGATCCACAGACGTGTAAATGTTCCTGCAAAAACACAGACTCGCGTTGCAAGGCGAGGCAGCTTGAGTTAAACGAACGTACTTGCAG ATGTGACAAGCCAAGGCGGTGA
- the VEGFA gene encoding vascular endothelial growth factor A, long form isoform X4: MAEGGGQNHHEVVKFMDVYQRSYCHPIETLVDIFQEYPDEIEYIFKPSCVPLMRCGGCCNDEGLECVPTEEFNITMQIMRIKPHQGQHIGEMSFLQHNKCECRPKKDRARQEKKSVPGKGKGQKRKRKKSRYKSWSVPCGPCSERRKHLFVQDPQTCKCSCKNTDSRCKARQLELNERTCRCDKPRR; this comes from the exons ATGGCAGAAGGAGGAGGGCAGAATCACCACGAAG TGGTGAAGTTCATGGATGTCTACCAGCGCAGCTACTGCCATCCGATCGAGACCCTGGTGGACATCTTCCAGGAGTACCCTGATGAGATCGAGTACATCTTCAAGCCATCCTGTGTGCCCCTGATGCGATGTGGGGGCTGTTGCAATGATGAGGGCCTGGAGTGTGTGCCCACTGAGGAGTTCAACATCACCATGCAG ATTATGCGGATCAAACCTCACCAAGGCCAGCACATAGGAGAGATGAGCTTCCTACAGCACAACAAATGTGAATGCAG ACCAAAGAAAGATAGAGCAAGACAAGAAAA aaaatcagttccaggaaagggaaaggggcaAAAACGAAAGCGCAAGAAATCCCGGTATAAGTCCTGGAGCGT TCCCTGTGGGCCTTGCTCAGAGCGGAGAAAGCATTTGTTTGTACAAGATCCACAGACGTGTAAATGTTCCTGCAAAAACACAGACTCGCGTTGCAAGGCGAGGCAGCTTGAGTTAAACGAACGTACTTGCAG ATGTGACAAGCCAAGGCGGTGA
- the VEGFA gene encoding vascular endothelial growth factor A, long form isoform X2, producing MNFLLSWVHWSLALLLYLHHAKWSQAAPMAEGGGQNHHEVVKFMDVYQRSYCHPIETLVDIFQEYPDEIEYIFKPSCVPLMRCGGCCNDEGLECVPTEEFNITMQIMRIKPHQGQHIGEMSFLQHNKCECRPKKDRARQEKKSVPGKGKGQKRKRKKSRPCGPCSERRKHLFVQDPQTCKCSCKNTDSRCKARQLELNERTCRCDKPRR from the exons ATGAACTTTCTGCTCTCTTGGGTGCATTGGAGCCTTGCCTTGCTGCTCTACCTCCACCATGCCAAG TGGTCCCAGGCTGCACCCATGGCAGAAGGAGGAGGGCAGAATCACCACGAAG TGGTGAAGTTCATGGATGTCTACCAGCGCAGCTACTGCCATCCGATCGAGACCCTGGTGGACATCTTCCAGGAGTACCCTGATGAGATCGAGTACATCTTCAAGCCATCCTGTGTGCCCCTGATGCGATGTGGGGGCTGTTGCAATGATGAGGGCCTGGAGTGTGTGCCCACTGAGGAGTTCAACATCACCATGCAG ATTATGCGGATCAAACCTCACCAAGGCCAGCACATAGGAGAGATGAGCTTCCTACAGCACAACAAATGTGAATGCAG ACCAAAGAAAGATAGAGCAAGACAAGAAAA aaaatcagttccaggaaagggaaaggggcaAAAACGAAAGCGCAAGAAATCCCG TCCCTGTGGGCCTTGCTCAGAGCGGAGAAAGCATTTGTTTGTACAAGATCCACAGACGTGTAAATGTTCCTGCAAAAACACAGACTCGCGTTGCAAGGCGAGGCAGCTTGAGTTAAACGAACGTACTTGCAG ATGTGACAAGCCAAGGCGGTGA
- the VEGFA gene encoding vascular endothelial growth factor A, long form isoform X1, whose amino-acid sequence MNFLLSWVHWSLALLLYLHHAKWSQAAPMAEGGGQNHHEVVKFMDVYQRSYCHPIETLVDIFQEYPDEIEYIFKPSCVPLMRCGGCCNDEGLECVPTEEFNITMQIMRIKPHQGQHIGEMSFLQHNKCECRPKKDRARQEKKSVPGKGKGQKRKRKKSRYKSWSVPCGPCSERRKHLFVQDPQTCKCSCKNTDSRCKARQLELNERTCRCDKPRR is encoded by the exons ATGAACTTTCTGCTCTCTTGGGTGCATTGGAGCCTTGCCTTGCTGCTCTACCTCCACCATGCCAAG TGGTCCCAGGCTGCACCCATGGCAGAAGGAGGAGGGCAGAATCACCACGAAG TGGTGAAGTTCATGGATGTCTACCAGCGCAGCTACTGCCATCCGATCGAGACCCTGGTGGACATCTTCCAGGAGTACCCTGATGAGATCGAGTACATCTTCAAGCCATCCTGTGTGCCCCTGATGCGATGTGGGGGCTGTTGCAATGATGAGGGCCTGGAGTGTGTGCCCACTGAGGAGTTCAACATCACCATGCAG ATTATGCGGATCAAACCTCACCAAGGCCAGCACATAGGAGAGATGAGCTTCCTACAGCACAACAAATGTGAATGCAG ACCAAAGAAAGATAGAGCAAGACAAGAAAA aaaatcagttccaggaaagggaaaggggcaAAAACGAAAGCGCAAGAAATCCCGGTATAAGTCCTGGAGCGT TCCCTGTGGGCCTTGCTCAGAGCGGAGAAAGCATTTGTTTGTACAAGATCCACAGACGTGTAAATGTTCCTGCAAAAACACAGACTCGCGTTGCAAGGCGAGGCAGCTTGAGTTAAACGAACGTACTTGCAG ATGTGACAAGCCAAGGCGGTGA
- the VEGFA gene encoding vascular endothelial growth factor A, long form isoform X3, producing the protein MNFLLSWVHWSLALLLYLHHAKWSQAAPMAEGGGQNHHEVVKFMDVYQRSYCHPIETLVDIFQEYPDEIEYIFKPSCVPLMRCGGCCNDEGLECVPTEEFNITMQIMRIKPHQGQHIGEMSFLQHNKCECRPKKDRARQENPCGPCSERRKHLFVQDPQTCKCSCKNTDSRCKARQLELNERTCRCDKPRR; encoded by the exons ATGAACTTTCTGCTCTCTTGGGTGCATTGGAGCCTTGCCTTGCTGCTCTACCTCCACCATGCCAAG TGGTCCCAGGCTGCACCCATGGCAGAAGGAGGAGGGCAGAATCACCACGAAG TGGTGAAGTTCATGGATGTCTACCAGCGCAGCTACTGCCATCCGATCGAGACCCTGGTGGACATCTTCCAGGAGTACCCTGATGAGATCGAGTACATCTTCAAGCCATCCTGTGTGCCCCTGATGCGATGTGGGGGCTGTTGCAATGATGAGGGCCTGGAGTGTGTGCCCACTGAGGAGTTCAACATCACCATGCAG ATTATGCGGATCAAACCTCACCAAGGCCAGCACATAGGAGAGATGAGCTTCCTACAGCACAACAAATGTGAATGCAG ACCAAAGAAAGATAGAGCAAGACAAGAAAA TCCCTGTGGGCCTTGCTCAGAGCGGAGAAAGCATTTGTTTGTACAAGATCCACAGACGTGTAAATGTTCCTGCAAAAACACAGACTCGCGTTGCAAGGCGAGGCAGCTTGAGTTAAACGAACGTACTTGCAG ATGTGACAAGCCAAGGCGGTGA
- the VEGFA gene encoding vascular endothelial growth factor A, long form isoform X6, whose product MNFLLSWVHWSLALLLYLHHAKWSQAAPMAEGGGQNHHEVVKFMDVYQRSYCHPIETLVDIFQEYPDEIEYIFKPSCVPLMRCGGCCNDEGLECVPTEEFNITMQIMRIKPHQGQHIGEMSFLQHNKCECRPKKDRARQEKCDKPRR is encoded by the exons ATGAACTTTCTGCTCTCTTGGGTGCATTGGAGCCTTGCCTTGCTGCTCTACCTCCACCATGCCAAG TGGTCCCAGGCTGCACCCATGGCAGAAGGAGGAGGGCAGAATCACCACGAAG TGGTGAAGTTCATGGATGTCTACCAGCGCAGCTACTGCCATCCGATCGAGACCCTGGTGGACATCTTCCAGGAGTACCCTGATGAGATCGAGTACATCTTCAAGCCATCCTGTGTGCCCCTGATGCGATGTGGGGGCTGTTGCAATGATGAGGGCCTGGAGTGTGTGCCCACTGAGGAGTTCAACATCACCATGCAG ATTATGCGGATCAAACCTCACCAAGGCCAGCACATAGGAGAGATGAGCTTCCTACAGCACAACAAATGTGAATGCAG ACCAAAGAAAGATAGAGCAAGACAAGAAAA ATGTGACAAGCCAAGGCGGTGA